The following is a genomic window from Bordetella sp. H567.
CGTGGGGATGCGCGCCGTTTCCAGGGCCTTGGCGAACGCGTTGACGTTCAGCGCCCCATTGCTGGCCGGGGTCTGCCGGAGTGCTTCGGCCACCATCTTCATGCCGTAGAAGGTCTGCGGTTCGACGAACACCGGGATGTGTCCCGTCTTGGCCTTGTAGTCGTCGACGAATTGGGCCGCATCGGCGCCGCCGGCCTCGGCGTTGAAGGTGTGCACCACGAAATTGCCGACGGCAAGCTCGCCGGCGTTGGCAAGGTTGCCCGGTTGGTCCAGGTACACGGTGCCATAGCGCGCCTTCAGGCCGGCGGCCTTGGATGCCTTCATCAGCAGGAGCAGGTCGTTGGACCAGTTGCCGGTGATGACCGTATCGGCGCCCGAAGCCGCGATCTTGGCGACGTAGGGGGCGAAGTCCTGGATCCGGTTCACATCATGCAGCGTTTTTTCGACCACCCTGTAGCCGCCCACCTTCTGGTCGTCCACGATGGCTTTCTCCATGTCCTGGCCCCAGGAGTAGTTCTGGTTGATGGCGTAGACCTTGGTCCCCAGGGCGTTGGCCTTTTTCATGCCCTCCACCAGGGATTTCGTACGGACATCGGCATTGCCGGCGAAGCGGAAATGGTAGAAGTTGCATTTCTCGCCGGTGAGCTCCAAGGCTTCGGCGCCGACGTTGATATAGACCATCTCCTTGCCGGGATTGCGCAGGTTGTACTTGCGCACGTCCTCGGTGATCTGCCCGCCGATGGCCGACGATGCGCCCTGCACGACGATCTGCACGCCGTCGGCGGCGGCTCCCTTCAGCTTGTCCGCCGCGCCCGCGGGCCCGCCCTGGTTGTCGTATTCCAGCAGTTGCACCGGTTCGCCGTTCCATCCTCCGG
Proteins encoded in this region:
- a CDS encoding branched-chain amino acid ABC transporter substrate-binding protein; protein product: MHKLDIQAIAIASALGACAAMPASAAPVKIGLVETLSGPQASTGQAYRSAVRYAIDQVNAAGGWNGEPVQLLEYDNQGGPAGAADKLKGAAADGVQIVVQGASSAIGGQITEDVRKYNLRNPGKEMVYINVGAEALELTGEKCNFYHFRFAGNADVRTKSLVEGMKKANALGTKVYAINQNYSWGQDMEKAIVDDQKVGGYRVVEKTLHDVNRIQDFAPYVAKIAASGADTVITGNWSNDLLLLMKASKAAGLKARYGTVYLDQPGNLANAGELAVGNFVVHTFNAEAGGADAAQFVDDYKAKTGHIPVFVEPQTFYGMKMVAEALRQTPASNGALNVNAFAKALETARIPTPMGEMSMRASDHQAQLPMVVSTVTRDARYKVDGTDMGFKPVLLLSAQDASTPAQASCKMKRPN